One genomic region from Augochlora pura isolate Apur16 chromosome 7, APUR_v2.2.1, whole genome shotgun sequence encodes:
- the LOC144473453 gene encoding odorant receptor 4-like: MKPLAVQDRDVGRPRNPYYEKDIVYVFKPCKWIMESIGIWPCLLKDKLLPQLTIGICHTILLFTLIPFTLYLTLEEKNVTILINLLGLEVFFWLAMFKYWALIASKPAIKNCIKIVQDDWREVERREDRELMLKYSNMGRNVTMLCVVLMYSSDFMYHTIAKYAIGTHVDEQNRTIKPVNYPVYSGLFDPQKRPYYELVFAMHMVTGYIINSVTVSICGLAALFAAHICGQIDIMIMNLQNLADQKRKTDVNRELGKIIEHHVRTLKFSSMIATLLQEACFFEFLGSTSLICLVEYYTILAWKNNNMAGLVTNFSLVLAFLFNIFILCYIGDLLVEKTDNVGLLCFTIDWYRLPVETIRSLILIIGMSRFPAKISAGQIADLNLSTFGNIIKSSLAYLSILRTSME; encoded by the exons ATGAAGCCGCTCGCCGTGCAAGATCGTGATGTCGGCAGACCGCGAAATCCGTATTACGAGAAAGACATCGTCTACGTTTTCAAGCCCTGCAAATGGATCATGGAATCCATTGGCATTTGGCCGTGTTTGTTGAAGGACAAACTTCTACCGCAACTCACGATCGGAATCTGCCATACGATTTTACTATTCACGTTGATTCCGTTCACTTTGTATCTCACGTTGGAGGAAAAGAATGTTACGATCCTCATAAACTTGTTAGGGTTGGAAGTCTTCTTTTGGCTGGCTATGTTCAAGTATTGGGCGCTGATCGCGAGCAAGCCCGCTATCAAGAACTGCATTAAGATCGTGCAAGATGACTGGAGAGAG GTGGAGCGAAGGGAAGACCGGGAATTGATGCTGAAGTACAGCAACATGGGTCGAAACGTAACGATGCTCTGCGTAGTGTTGATGTACTCGAGCGATTTCATGTACCACACTATAGCGAAGTACGCGATCGGCACGCACGTCGACGAACAGAATCGGACGATCAAACCGGTGAATTATCCGGTGTACAGCGGACTGTTCGACCCCCAGAAAAGGCCCTATTACGAACTGGTGTTCGCCATGCACATGGTCACCGGATACATTATAAACTCGGTGACGGTCAGTATATGCGGACTGGCCGCGTTGTTCGCCGCGCATATATGCGGCCAGATCGACATCATGATAATGAATTTGCAAAATCTGGCCGACCAGAAGAGGAAAACCGACGTGAATCGGGAATTGGGGAAAATTATTGAGCACCATGTACGGACGCTAAA ATTTTCGTCGATGATAGCTACACTTCTGCAAGAAGCGTGTTTCTTCGAATTCCTCGGCTCGACTTCTCTGATATGTTTGgtagaatattatactatactg GCTTGGAAGAACAATAATATGGCCGGTCTCGTTACAAATTTTTCGCTAGTGCTGGCTTTTTTGTTCAATATATTCATACTGTGCTACATAGGAGATCTTCTAGTGGAGAAG ACTGATAATGTTGGATTACTATGTTTCACAATCGATTGGTATCGTCTCCCAGTCGAGACGATACGCAGCCTAATTTTGATCATCGGCATGTCAAGGTTTCCAGCGAAAATCTCCGCCGGCCAGATAGCTGACCTAAACTTGTCGACTTTCGGAAAC ATTATAAAATCATCGCTGGCCTATTTAAGTATTCTACGAACATCTATGGAATAA
- the LOC144473438 gene encoding odorant receptor 4-like, with protein sequence MRLVPYRDQWLYSFRRESMLPAAVPDQDAGKPQNPCYEKDIAYIFKPCKWILKSIGIWPNVLKDTNKILQKFSIGLWNFVLLFALIPFTLYLALEEKNLTIILSLIGPGVYCWLALFKYWSLIACKPALKYCIQIVQDDWKEVERGEDRELMLKYGNVGRNLTILCVTFMYSGAFMYHAISKCVIGAYVDEQNRTVKPLNYPAYSGLFDPQKRPYYDMVFAMHIMCGYVLSSVTIGICGLAALFASHVCGQIDIMILRLKNLTDQRKESNLNLRLASIIDHHVRTLRFSTMIETTLQQVCFFEYLGSTFVICMVEYYTIMDWNNNNTVGLVTYVLIMIAFIFNIFILCYIGELLVEKTADVGWLCFTIDWYHLRVETMRSLILIIGISKFPSKISAGQIAVLNLSTFGNVIKSSLAYLSFLRTSVA encoded by the exons ATGCGACTAGTCCCTTACCGTGATCAGTGGCTCTACAGCTTTCGACGTGAGAGCATGCTACCCGCCGCAGTTCCAGATCAGGATGCCGGCAAGCCACAAAATCCGTGTTACGAGAAAGACATCGCGTACATATTCAAGCCGTGCAAATGGATCTTGAAATCGATCGGCATCTGGCCGAATGTTTTAAAAGACACCAACAAAATCCTACAAAAATTTTCGATCGGTCTTTGGAACTTTGTTCTATTGTTCGCATTAATACCGTTCACGCTGTATCTCGCGTTAGAGGAAAAGAACTTGACGATTATATTGAGCCTGATAGGTCCAGGAGTCTACTGTTGGTTAGCTCTGTTCAAGTATTGGTCGCTGATAGCGTGCAAACCCGCCCTCAAGTACTGCATACAGATCGTGCAGGACGATTGGAAGGAG GTGGAGCGAGGGGAAGACCGGGAATTGATGCTGAAGTACGGTAACGTGGGTCGCAATCTGACGATACTGTGCGTGACGTTCATGTACTCGGGCGCATTCATGTATCACGCGATCTCGAAGTGCGTGATCGGTGCGTACGTCGACGAACAGAATCGTACTGTCAAACCGCTGAATTATCCGGCGTACAGCGGACTCTTCGACCCACAGAAGAGGCCCTATTACGATATGGTGTTCGCTATGCACATTATGTGTGGTTACGTTCTCAGTTCGGTGACGATCGGCATATGCGGGTTGGCCGCGTTGTTCGCCTCGCACGTGTGCGGCCAGATCGACATCATGATACTGAGGTTGAAAAACTTGACCGATCAGAGAAAGGAGAGCAACTTGAATCTACGGCTGGCGAGTATCATCGACCACCATGTACGGACGCTAAG attttcgaCAATGATAGAGACCACTCTGCAACAAGTATGCTTCTTCGAGTATCTCGGATCCACTTTTGTGATATGTATGGTcgaatattatactataatg GATTGGAATAACAACAACACAGTCGGCCTTGTTACATACGTTTTGATAATGAtagcttttattttcaacatattCATACTGTGCTACATTGGGGAGCTTCTCGTAGAAAAA actGCTGACGTCGGATGGCTGTGTTTTACGATCGATTGGTATCATCTCCGCGTGGAAACGATGCGCAGCCTAATTCTGATCATCGGTATTTCAAAGTTTCCGTCGAAAATCTCTGCCGGCCAGATAGCTGTCTTGAACCTCTCAACTTTTGGAAAT GTTATCAAATCATCGCTGGCATATTTAAGTTTTCTACGAACATCAGTTGCGTAA
- the LOC144473450 gene encoding odorant receptor 4-like → MIPLSSQDEDVDKPGNPNYERDFVYIFKPSKWILKSIGIWPGFLKDGNKPLQKLAIAFSNVILLFALVPFTMYLAVEEKNLMIILKRIGLITFCWLSVFKYWSLIVYKPTFKHCIQSIHEDWKKVEQTEDRNLMLKYGNMSRNLTTLCVVLMYSGGFMYHTIVQYAIGTFVDENNRTIKPLIYPTYSGFFDSQTRPLYEVVYVLHFLCGYVTTSVTIGVCALAAVFATHVCGQIDIMILRLQNLASDKSSKNLHPRLIKIVQDHVRMLKFSAIIDASLQQACFMEFLGSTFLICMLEYYTITDWEDNNTVSLVTYFMLLLSLMFNIFIMCYIGDLLVEKTGTVGSLCFMIDWYNFPVDTMRSLIMIIGISNCPAKITAGPIADLNMSTFGNIIKSTLAYLSFLRTTVS, encoded by the exons ATGATACCTCTCTCGAGCCAGGACGAGGACGTCGATAAACCGGGGAATCCGAACTACGAGAGGGATTTTGTGTATATTTTCAAGCCGAGCAAATGGATATTAAAATCGATCGGCATTTGGCCAGGGTTTTTGAAGGATGGCAACAAGCCTCTGCAGAAACTTGCGATTGCATTCTCTAACGTGATTCTGCTGTTCGCGTTGGTACCGTTCACGATGTACCTCGCGGTGGAAGAGAAGAATCTGATGATTATACTGAAACGGATCGGTCTGATTACGTTTTGCTGGCTTTCCGTGTTCAAGTATTGGTCGCTTATCGTGTACAAGCCCACGTTCAAGCACTGCATTCAGAGCATTCACGAGGACTGGAAGAAG GTGGAGCAAACGGAAGACCGTAACTTGATGCTGAAGTACGGTAACATGAGTCGCAATCTAACGACACTGTGCGTGGTGTTGATGTACTCGGGCGGTTTTATGTACCACACGATCGTCCAGTACGCGATCGGTACCTTCGTCGACGAGAACAATCGCACGATCAAACCACTGATTTATCCCACGTATAGCGGGTTCTTCGACTCGCAGACGAGACCTCTGTACGAAGTGGTATATGTTTTGCATTTCTTGTGCGGATACGTGACCACTTCTGTGACCATAGGCGTCTGCGCACTGGCCGCGGTGTTCGCCACGCACGTGTGCGGCCAAATTGATATTATGATACTGAGACTGCAGAATTTGGCCAGCGACAAGAGCAGCAAGAACCTGCACCCACGGTTGATCAAAATCGTGCAGGACCACGTGCGGATGCTAAA GTTTTCAGCGATAATAGACGCAAGCCTGCAACAAGCGTGTTTCATGGAATTCCTTGGCTCCACTTTTCTGATATGTATGCTCgagtattatactataacg GATTGGGAGGACAACAATACGGTCAGTCTTGTTACGTACTTTATGCTGCTGTTATCATTAATGTTCAATATATTCATAATGTGCTACATAGGAGATCTTCTGGTAGAGAAG ACAGGTACCGTGGGATCGTTATGCTTCATGATCGATTGGTATAATTTCCCTGTCGACACGATGCGCAGTTTAATCATGATCATCGGTATATCAAATTGTCCGGCAAAGATCACGGCCGGTCCGATAGCCGATTTAAACATGTCAACATTTGGAAAC ATCATCAAATCAACACTGGCCTACTTAAGTTTCCTACGAACGACCGTTTCGTAA